The sequence below is a genomic window from Streptosporangium lutulentum.
GCGAGTGACGAGAAGGTCGCGAACTGGGGAGACCGGTTCTTCCACTGGGGCCCGTACGCCCTGCTGGGCCTCGCCACGCTGATCTCGGCCATCTCCGGCGATCTGCTGATGACCCAGGACGAGAAGCACGCGGCCTGGATCCTCGTCCCGGCCGCACTCGCCCTGCAACTGTGGTGGAGCAGGATCGGTCCCGGCCTGCCCGAGTACGGCGCGGTGGGCCGGGTCTACTACATCGTGCGGCTCGTGCTCGGGTTCGTGCTCACCTGGCTGAACCCGTTCTTCGCGATCTACGCCGTGCTCGGCTACTTCGACGCCGACCGTCTGCTGTCGCGCCGGTATATGTACATCGGAATGTTCGCCACCGCCGTGACCATGGCGGGCTCGCAGTCCGGCGGGCTGCCGTTCGCCGACAGCACACAGGGGGCCGCCTTCGGCGTGCTCCTCGCGCTCAACATCTCGATCACCTTCGTCTTCGGCAACATCGGGGTCCAGGAGGCCGAGAACGCCAGGGCCAAGGCCGCCACCATCACGGAGCTGGAGCTGGCCAACGCCCGTCTCGAACAGGCGCTGACGGAGAACGCGGGGCTACAGGCCCAACTGCTCGTCCAGGCCCGCGAGGCGGGCGTCAACGACGAACGCAGGCGCCTGGCCGCCGAGATCCACGACACCCTCGCGCAGGGGCTGGCCGGCATCATCACCCAGCTCCAGGCCGCCACCGACAACACCGACCTCGCGGTCGCCCGCAACCACGTCGAGCGCGCCGCGGCCCTCGCCCGCCACGGCCTGGGGGAGGCCCGCCGCTCGGTCCAGGACCTCGGCCCCGGGGCGCTGGAGCACGACACGCTCCCCGACGCCCTGAAGAACCTCGTCGAGACGTGGTCGGTCTCGACGGGCGTGCGGGCCGAGTTCACCGTCACCGGCACCGTCGAGCCGCTGCACAACGAGATCGAGGCCACCGTGCTCCGCATCGCCCAGGAGACGCTCGCCAACGCGGACCGGCACGCCCGAGCCACACGGGTCGGCGTCACCCTCTCCTACATGGACGACGAGCTGAGCCTGGACGTCCGCGACGACGGCCGGGGCTTCGACCCGCACGCGCCGGGCGAGCGCGGGATCTCCCGGGGTTTCGGCCTCGGCGGCATGCGCGCCCGCGCCGAACGCGTCGCGGGGACCCTCGACATCGAATCCGGGCCGGGACGTGGCACGGCCGTCTCGGCTCGCGTACCGTTGGTGCGCCATGGCTGAGCGAGGCGTCACCCTGCTGATCGTCGACGACCATCCCGTCGTCCGCGACGGGCTGCGCGGCATGTTCGCCACGTCCCCCGACTTCGAGGTCCTGGGCGAGGCCGCGGACGGAGCCGAGGCGGTCGTGCTCGCCGAGCTCCTCGACCCCGACGTGGTCCTGATGGACCTGCGGATGCCGGGCGCGGGCGGGGTCGACGCGATCGCCGAGCTGACCCGCCGTGGCCTGCGCTGCAAGGTGCTCGTGCTCACCACGTACGACACCGACTCCGACACCCTCCCCGCGATCGAGGCGGGGGCCACCGGCTACCTGCTCAAGGACGCGCCGCGTGACGAGCTCTTCACGGCCGTGCGGGCGGCGGCCGAGGGCAGGACGGTGCTGTCGCCCGCCATCGCCTCACGCCTGGTCTCGCACGTGAGGACGCCGGGCAACGAACCGCTCAGCGCCCGGGAGCGTGAGGTGCTCGTGCTCGTCGCCAAGGGCACCTCGAACCGGGAGATCGCCACCGTACTGTTCATCAGCGAGGCGACCGTCAAAACCCACCTCACCCACCTCTACGGCAAGCTGGGCGTCAAGGACCGGGCCGCGGCCGTCGCGGTCGCCTACGACCGCGGCATCCTCGGCTGACCCTCACCGGCCGGCGGACCGCCGGCGCGCGCACTCGGCGGGGCGCTCCCGGAGTGGCGCGTCTCGGCGGGCCGTGACCACCGGGCGCGGGAGGTCGTCGATCAGGGTGAGGAGCGACCTCCGTCGTCCCGGCGTACGTCGGAACGGAATGCCCGGCGGGTTTCAGAACAGGATGTCCAGCAGGCCGCCCCTTCTGGGCTTCTCGGTGGGGGCCGGTTCGCTCGCGGAGGTCGGCTCCTGGGTCGGGGTGGGCTCTTCGGCCGGAGTGGAGCTCTCGGCCGGACGGGTCGGCGAGGGCGTGGGCCTGGCCTGGCGCTCCGGGGAGGTCTCCGTCTGGGGGTTCAGGTTCTGGGAGGTGTCCTCTTCCTGTGACTGCGAGGACCTGGGGCTCGGCCTCCTCGTGGGAACGCTGCTGCGGGTCGCCGTCGGACGGGCGTCCGGGGTGGCGGTCCGCCGGGCGTGGGGGACCGTCGTCGGCGTGACGGTCGTGGTCGGCTCGACGACCGGTTCCGGGTTCTCCCCGGGGTCGGTGATCGGCTGCTCCGAAGACGAGTCCGGCTGTTCCGCCGTCGTGCAGTGGGCGCCGGACGAGCATGAGGTGCCGGGAGCCGAGCCGGTGGAGGCGGACATCATCCATCCGCTCGCGACCCCGACGGTCACGATCACGCCGACGGCCGCCAGGAGCAGCTTGCTCCTGCGCCTGCCCTTGCGGCGCCGGTCGTCCTCGGGGTCGGGCTCCTCTCTCCACCCCGCCCCGAGGAAACCGCGCGCCTGGGTGGTCTCCCGGGAGGAGCGCCCGTCCACCGTGCCGAACTCCGCGGTGTCCCGGTACCCGTCGAGGTGAACGATCTTCCGGGACCCGTCGGGGCTGATGATCTCCCGGGACCCGTCAAGGTGGAGGATCACCCGGTCGCCGGGGTTCGTGAGGGGTTCCTGGGCGGGTTCCTGGCTCCATCCCTCCGACAGCATGTCGCCCTTGGGGCCGCCGGCCCCTCGCGGCGGCTCGGGCCCGAGCGGGCCCGTCTGCTCGCCGAGGCTCTCTTCGTATGGTTCCTGAATACCGTCGCGCCCCACGATGAACCTCTCTGACGTAAATCTGGTCGGGCATCTTACTAGCAGACTCGACAGTGATTTGTCCGAAAAGTTCACTCACTAATGAGGGTCGTACGGCTTTTCCGGCTCCAAAACGGGCGCGATCCGGCCGTCATCGGGTGGCGGGGGGATGGTTCACAGCATCTCCAGCGGTCGTGGTCCGGGCGGTGGCGGGAACATCGCGCCCAGCTCGCTGAGATCCTCCTCGGTGAGCCGGATGTCCAGGGCCGCCCGGTTCTGCCGTACGTGCTCCGGCGTCCCCGCCTTGGGGAGGGCGATGACATCGTCGTCGCGCAGCACCCAGGCGAGGGCCACCTGGACGGGGGTCGCCCGATGCCGGGCGGCCGCCGCGTCGAGCGTGGGGTGGCCGATCAGCCGGCCCTGCTCGATCGGCGAGTAGGCCATGACCGGAAAGCCGCGCTCGCGGCACCAGGGCAGCAGGTCGTACTCGATGCCGCGCCGGGCGAGGTTGTAGAGGACCTGGTCGGTCTGTACGGCGTTCCCGCAGGGGAGGGCCGCGAGCTCCTCCATGTCCGGGAGGTCGAAGTTGCTCACGCCCCAGCACCGGATGTCGCCCCGGGCCGTCAGCTTCTCGAAGGCCGCCAGCGTCTCCTCCAGCGGGGTGGGTCCTCGCCAGTGCAGCAGGTAGAGGTCGAGCCAGTCGGTCCCGAGGCGGCGCAGGCTGTTCTCGCAGGCGTTGATCGTGCCTTCGGTCGTGGCGTGGTGCGGCAGGACCTTGCTGACGAGGAAGACCTCGTCGCGGAGGCCGGCGATCGCCTCGCCGACGAGCCGCTCCGCGTCGCCGCCGCCGTACATCTCGGCGGTGTCGATCAACGTCATGCCGAGCTCCAGCCCCAGGCGCAGCGTCAGGATCTCCTCCTCCCGGAGCGAGGGATCCTCTGCCATGTGCCAGGTGCCCTGGCCGAGAGCCATGACTTCCTCCCCGAACGGAAGTTTGATCATGTGCATGACAGACCTCCTGAGGGTCGACTCCCTGCCAGGCTACGCCCTCCGTCGAGACCGATTTGTTATCTGGAGGGGCTCTCCGGGGGGCAGCCGATTCGATCAGCGCTGAGCGTGCCTGAATGGGACTGCGGGGTAGAAACGTCACATGACAGTCGATCCGTCGATGGGTGCCCTCTGCGGCTCCTCGCCCTTTCCTCCGATCGGGGACTACGGCTTCCTGTCCGACTGCGAAGCCAGCGCCCTGGTCGCGCCGAGCGGGAACGTCGAGTGGTTGTGCCTGCCCCGGATGGACTCGCCCAGCGTGTTCGCCGCGATCCTCGACCGGGACGCCGGAGGCTTCCGGGTCGGTCCCGCCGACACCAGGGTCCCGGCCGCGCGCCGCTACATACCGGGCACCATGGTGCTGGAGACGAGCTGGGGCACGCCGACCGGCTGGATCATCGTGCGCGACCTGCTGGTCATAGGCCCCTGGCACCACGAGGAGGAGCTCTCCAAGACCCACAGGAGGGCGCCGACCGACTACGACGCCTCCCACGTGCTGCTGCGCACGGTGCGCTGCGTCAGCGGGGAGGTGCAGGTCGCGCTGGACTGCGAGCCGATGTTCGACTACGGGCGCAAACCGGCCCGCTGGACCTACACGGAGCGGGGCTACCACCAGGGCCTCGCGGTGGCGGACGGGCAGGCGCTGGAGCTCATGCTCACCACCGACATGCGGCTGGGATTCGAAGGCGGGCGGGCGACGGCGCGCACCATGCTGCGAGAGGGGGACACCCGCTTCTGCGCGCTGTCCTGGACCACGCACGAGCCGCCCTACACCTTCAAGGACGCGTACGACCGGCTCGTGTGGACCGCCCACCACTGGCAGCACTGGCTTGCCAGAGGCAACTTCCCCGACCATCCCTGGCGCGGTTTCCTGGAACGCAGCGCCCTCACGCTCAAAGGGCTGACCTTCGCCCCGACGGGCGCGCTCGTCGCGGCGGCGACGACCTCACTGCCCGAGGTGCCGGGCGGAAGCCGCAACTGGGACTACCGCTACAGCTGGATCCGGGACTCGACCTTCACCCTCTGGGCCCTGTACACGCTCGGGTTCGACTGGGAGGCCGACGACTTCTTCTGGTTCATCGCCGACATCGCGGAGAGGGACGAGGAACTGCAGATCATGTACGGCGTCGACGGCGAGCGTGTCCTGGAGGAGCGCATCCTCGATCACCTCGACGGGTACGAGGGGGCCAAGCCCGTCCGGGTCGGCAACGACGCCTACCGCCACCGCCAGAACGACCTCTGGGGAGCGGTCCTCGACTCCTTCTACATCCACACACGATCCCGGGACCGTCTGGACGAGCGGATCTGGCCGGTGCTGAGGCGTCAGGTCGAGACGGCCCTCAAATACTGGCGGGAGCCCGACCGCGGGATATGGGAAGTGCGCGGCGAACCCCGGCACTTCACCTCGTCGAAGGTCATGTGCTGGGTGGCGGCCGACCGGGGCGCGCGACTCGCCAGGCTCCGCCAGGAACTGGATCTGGCCGCCCGATGGCAGGCGGCCGCCGACGAGATCCACGCCGACGTCTGCGCGAACGGCGTCAGCGAGCGCGGTGTCTTCAGGCAGCACTACGGCACCGACGCCCTCGACGCGTCGCTCCTGCTCATCCCGCTGGTGCGCTTCCTGCCGCCGACCGATCCCAGAATCCGCGCCACCGTCTTCGCCGTCGCCGACGAGCTGACCGTCGACGATCTGGTCCTGCGCTACAGGCCGAAGGACACCGACGACGGTGTGGCCGGAGAAGGGGAGGAGAGCACCTTCACGATCTGCTCGTTCTGGCTCGTCTCGGCGCTGACGGAACTGGGGGAGTACGCCCGCGCCCACAGGCTCTGCGAGAAGGTCCTCTCCTTCGCCAGCCCCCTCGGTCTCTACGCCGAGGAGATCGACCCTCTCAGCGGGCGCCACCTGGGAAACTTCCCCCAGGCTTTCACCCATCTCGCCCTCATCAACGCGGTCATCCACATCATCCGGGCCGAACGAGGTCTACTGATCACATCCGGGTGGCCGGAGAAGCCGTGACGGCGCGCGGGCGGACCGGCTCGCGCGAGGTGTTTCGCCGGCGCCCCTCATCCGGGGCCGCTCGCTAGGCTCCGGATTATGAACCATCGACTGATTGCCATAGTGGTGCTCATCGGCCTCATCGGAACGAGTGGTCTCGCTGTGGTCGTGGCGTGGGGAATGTCCGGCTGATCCGCCGGATCCACACCGGCGGACGGCCTATCCGCTGAGTCCACGCCGGCGGCGACATGACACGGGGTCGCCGGGCCGACGGCCGATGGGAGGCGGAGCTGTCGTGTGTGCCTCCGGCCGACGACAACCCCCGACCACCTACGGGGTTTCTCTCAGGCGCCCGTCAGCACGCTCTGGTTCACGGGCTGGCCCATGGGCTGCTGCTCGCCCTGCTGCGGCTGCCTGTGCGCGCTCTGCTCCACGGCCTGCGCCGCGGGCTGCTGCGCGGAGGGAGGACAGCTGCAGTATCCGTTGCTCAGGATCAGGCGCCCTCGCTGAGTGGTGTAGGTGCGAGAGTCGGTGGCGGGCAGAACGCCCGTGCAGGTATGGCACACAACAGACTGGTGATCCATGGGCCGGCTTCCTTCCTAGAGGGTAGCCGTCGAACGCTTCTGGGTCCGGCCGGCTGGCTGCTCTTCCCCCGAAAGAGAGAGGTGAATCTCCCGATCGAGACTTCTACCTTACTTCGTAGCATAGGGTGATCATTGGGCAACGCGAAGTGACAGATGTGAGGCTTGGTGATGCTGGTTCTTACCGTCTCATGCCGAGCGGGCCGACGATAGCCGTTGCCTCTCTCCCGCTCGTTCCGCGTCGTCGGGTCCTCCCGACGTCCTGGTCGGCGACCGGAACCCGTCCATCGTGCTCCAGTCGTACTCGTGCGCGGGGGTATTTCATTGTTTACGCGCCTTGGAATCTAGACCGCTCCAAGGGTACACATGATCGAAAACCGTGGTCCTCGCGCATGCGCGGATCCGGCCCACGACGGGGGACGAACGCCCCCGTGACGGGAGGAACGGTCGCCTCCGGTCACCGTTCGAAGGCAGCCGTGACGGGAGGAGCGGTCGCCTCCGGACGGTGATCGGAGGCGACCGCAGTGGAGGTCGCGGCGGTCTAGGTGGCGACCTTCTCCCTTTTCTCGCTCACCACGGGCCGGAACAGCAGCGCGTTGGCGGCCACGGCGATGCAGACCGCGCCGAGCAGGAGACCCCAGCTCACGTCGGTCAGGTGGTGCATGCCGCGATACATCCGGGAGTAGCCGATCCCCAGCGGGATCGCCAGGCCGACCACCCACCACAGCACGTTGAGGATCTTGTACCGGTGGGTGTGAACGGTCAGCACCAGGGCGACGCCGCAGTAGAAGGCGACCGCGGCGCTGGTGTGCCCGGAGGGGAAGCTGGAGGTGGGGGGCGCGGGGTCGAGGTGCTGGACCAGCGGGCGCTTCCGCTGGGCGAGGACGGTCGACAGCAGGAAGATGGCCGACTGGGAGAACACGGCCAGCACCAGGAAGATCGACTCGTTCCAGCGCTTGAACACCAGCCGGAAGGCGACGAGGAGCACCGCGGTGGCGATGATGATCGTCGGCATGTCCGACAGGGCGGTCAGCTTGTCCGTGACGTCGTTGAGGAACGACGTGCGACCGTTGACCAGCTGTTCGTTGACCCCCTCGTCGTTCGCGATGAGGGTGGTCGTCTGCAGGACCTTGGTGATGAGCAACCCGACGCCGATCGTCAGGGCCGTCATGATGGCCAGCGGCATCAGGATGAGGCGTGCGATGCCCTTGAAGTCGACCGACATTTTAGACATGGCGCGCGAGCTACCCTCAATATCGCGTTCAGAACGCCTCGGGTTCCACGCCTTCCTTGAGAGGCTCGACGGGCCTGCGGCCCTCGCCCCGGCGCCAGGCCTCGAACCCTATCGCGGCCCCCACGACGACCACGATGCCCAGGGCGATGCCCGCGATCACGTCGCTGACCCAGTGGACGCCGAGCGCCACCCGGCTGTAGGCGACGAACGCCATGATCGCCCCGCTGACGAGCCAGGCGACGATCCGGGCGGCCCAGCTTTTCAGGGAGGGCAGCAGGATGAGCATGAGGATGCACACGCCGAGCGCCGCGCCCATCGCGTGCCCGGACGGGAAGGAGGCGCCGGGCGCGGAGGCCACCGGGTCCGGCAGGTCGGGCCGGGCGCGGTCGACGGCCGCCTTGACCGCCAGATTGAGCAGGCCGCCGAAGGTGATGGTGGCGACCGCCCAGATCCCCAGGCGCGGCGCCCCCCGGTACCAGAGCCATATCCCGGTCAGCACCACCAGGACACGCCAGGTCCAGGGCCCGAACACCTCGGTTCCCACGCTCAGGAAGGACGTGTAGGCCGGATACGCCAGGGCGTGCGCGTGCAACTGGAGGGCGATGCTCTCGTCGAAGTCGGTCAACGGGGCGAACGAGGTCTTCACCAGGATGAGGAGGACGACGAACGGCACGGTGAAGAGCGCGACGGCCACCGCCGCCAGCGTCAGCCGTACCCCCAGCCGCCGGTCCGCGGCTTGATCACCCGCGGTCCGGCGACGTGAGGACCGATGGAAGGAGGAATGACCGTCGAGGAACCTGACCATCGTCTATGGCTACCCGATTACTCGCGGATATGCCGCCCTCCAACGGCGAACCTCCGGAGGCGACCCCTCAGGCGGCGCGGCGGGCGTCGCGCCGCGTGGTCCAGCGAAGGACGTCACAGTGGCGCTGCTGGGCCTCGGCGAGCGCGGCCTCGTCGGCGTAGGAGTCGAGCACGGCCCGCAGGTGGGGCATCTGCTCGGTGACGTCGGCCCACGCCTGGCCGGGGTCGCCCGCGCCGAGTTCGAGGAGCGCGTCCAGGTGCGCGGCGTAGGCCGTCCACCACTGGCGGCTCAGCTCTGCCAGGAATCCGCCGAGGCCGCCGAACTCCCGCTGGATCTCGTCCTCCCACCAGGGCGGCACGGTGACGTCGCCGGTCTCCGCAAGGTCCCGGAGCACGACATGCGCGACGGCGCGACGCCGGCGGACGATGGTGGGGCGTGACAAGCTGTTCATGCGCCCACTCTGTCGATCTTTGTTTGCCGAATGCTTAACGATGTATTGACGGCGATATGCGGCCTTAGCCGAACAGCCGACGCCGGCAGCAGGTTGGTCGAAGTCATCGCGCACACTAGTCTTTGAACCACAGTTCATTCCGCCTTGTGTCCGCGGAGCTGCCTCAGCATGGAGGAAGCCCGCTCATGACACAGGTTCTCGAATCATCCCGGCTCGTCGAGCGCACCCTTAACGCGCTGGCGGACGTTCTTGGTGCCGACGGTGCCGCACTCATGCTCGTGGACGACCGGAATCGCCTGCGCGCGGTCGCCGGTTCCGACGACGACGGCAGGCGCCTGGAACTCGTTCAGGAGCAGATCGGAGCCGGGCCGGCCATTGAGAGCCTGGTCCGGGGAACGGACATCGCGGTCAACGATCTCCACGCGGCCCGTCCCTTCGGTTTTCCCAGCCTGGCGCTCGGAGTCTCCGGCGTCCGCGCCGTGCTCTCGGTTCCGTTGCGAGTGGAAGAACAGCTGATCGGCACCCTGAATTTCTACGACCGCGTCAGCCATGAATGGCAGCCCGCGAAAATCCGGACAGGAGAAGGTCTCGGCCGGCTCATGGTGATGGTCCTGCAGAGCCTTGCCCATAATTCTCCTATTCCTGGGAAGTCGTAGTGCGCACGTCAAGTAACCAGGTCGACGCTGAAAGGCGCCTCACATATGACTCACATTGATCCGGAAGCGCTGGTCGCGAGCCTGA
It includes:
- a CDS encoding GAF domain-containing protein, producing MTQVLESSRLVERTLNALADVLGADGAALMLVDDRNRLRAVAGSDDDGRRLELVQEQIGAGPAIESLVRGTDIAVNDLHAARPFGFPSLALGVSGVRAVLSVPLRVEEQLIGTLNFYDRVSHEWQPAKIRTGEGLGRLMVMVLQSLAHNSPIPGKS
- a CDS encoding sensor histidine kinase, translating into MASDEKVANWGDRFFHWGPYALLGLATLISAISGDLLMTQDEKHAAWILVPAALALQLWWSRIGPGLPEYGAVGRVYYIVRLVLGFVLTWLNPFFAIYAVLGYFDADRLLSRRYMYIGMFATAVTMAGSQSGGLPFADSTQGAAFGVLLALNISITFVFGNIGVQEAENARAKAATITELELANARLEQALTENAGLQAQLLVQAREAGVNDERRRLAAEIHDTLAQGLAGIITQLQAATDNTDLAVARNHVERAAALARHGLGEARRSVQDLGPGALEHDTLPDALKNLVETWSVSTGVRAEFTVTGTVEPLHNEIEATVLRIAQETLANADRHARATRVGVTLSYMDDELSLDVRDDGRGFDPHAPGERGISRGFGLGGMRARAERVAGTLDIESGPGRGTAVSARVPLVRHG
- a CDS encoding phosphatase PAP2 family protein, encoding MSKMSVDFKGIARLILMPLAIMTALTIGVGLLITKVLQTTTLIANDEGVNEQLVNGRTSFLNDVTDKLTALSDMPTIIIATAVLLVAFRLVFKRWNESIFLVLAVFSQSAIFLLSTVLAQRKRPLVQHLDPAPPTSSFPSGHTSAAVAFYCGVALVLTVHTHRYKILNVLWWVVGLAIPLGIGYSRMYRGMHHLTDVSWGLLLGAVCIAVAANALLFRPVVSEKREKVAT
- a CDS encoding glycoside hydrolase family 15 protein — encoded protein: MTVDPSMGALCGSSPFPPIGDYGFLSDCEASALVAPSGNVEWLCLPRMDSPSVFAAILDRDAGGFRVGPADTRVPAARRYIPGTMVLETSWGTPTGWIIVRDLLVIGPWHHEEELSKTHRRAPTDYDASHVLLRTVRCVSGEVQVALDCEPMFDYGRKPARWTYTERGYHQGLAVADGQALELMLTTDMRLGFEGGRATARTMLREGDTRFCALSWTTHEPPYTFKDAYDRLVWTAHHWQHWLARGNFPDHPWRGFLERSALTLKGLTFAPTGALVAAATTSLPEVPGGSRNWDYRYSWIRDSTFTLWALYTLGFDWEADDFFWFIADIAERDEELQIMYGVDGERVLEERILDHLDGYEGAKPVRVGNDAYRHRQNDLWGAVLDSFYIHTRSRDRLDERIWPVLRRQVETALKYWREPDRGIWEVRGEPRHFTSSKVMCWVAADRGARLARLRQELDLAARWQAAADEIHADVCANGVSERGVFRQHYGTDALDASLLLIPLVRFLPPTDPRIRATVFAVADELTVDDLVLRYRPKDTDDGVAGEGEESTFTICSFWLVSALTELGEYARAHRLCEKVLSFASPLGLYAEEIDPLSGRHLGNFPQAFTHLALINAVIHIIRAERGLLITSGWPEKP
- a CDS encoding aldo/keto reductase, producing MHMIKLPFGEEVMALGQGTWHMAEDPSLREEEILTLRLGLELGMTLIDTAEMYGGGDAERLVGEAIAGLRDEVFLVSKVLPHHATTEGTINACENSLRRLGTDWLDLYLLHWRGPTPLEETLAAFEKLTARGDIRCWGVSNFDLPDMEELAALPCGNAVQTDQVLYNLARRGIEYDLLPWCRERGFPVMAYSPIEQGRLIGHPTLDAAAARHRATPVQVALAWVLRDDDVIALPKAGTPEHVRQNRAALDIRLTEEDLSELGAMFPPPPGPRPLEML
- a CDS encoding response regulator, yielding MAERGVTLLIVDDHPVVRDGLRGMFATSPDFEVLGEAADGAEAVVLAELLDPDVVLMDLRMPGAGGVDAIAELTRRGLRCKVLVLTTYDTDSDTLPAIEAGATGYLLKDAPRDELFTAVRAAAEGRTVLSPAIASRLVSHVRTPGNEPLSAREREVLVLVAKGTSNREIATVLFISEATVKTHLTHLYGKLGVKDRAAAVAVAYDRGILG
- a CDS encoding phosphatase PAP2 family protein, which translates into the protein MVRFLDGHSSFHRSSRRRTAGDQAADRRLGVRLTLAAVAVALFTVPFVVLLILVKTSFAPLTDFDESIALQLHAHALAYPAYTSFLSVGTEVFGPWTWRVLVVLTGIWLWYRGAPRLGIWAVATITFGGLLNLAVKAAVDRARPDLPDPVASAPGASFPSGHAMGAALGVCILMLILLPSLKSWAARIVAWLVSGAIMAFVAYSRVALGVHWVSDVIAGIALGIVVVVGAAIGFEAWRRGEGRRPVEPLKEGVEPEAF